A single window of Solanum dulcamara chromosome 5, daSolDulc1.2, whole genome shotgun sequence DNA harbors:
- the LOC129888308 gene encoding uncharacterized protein LOC129888308 has product MDNHNTSIVPYHAPFDDDDSFVNISLFDENPTIDGGDHPPPLDENPTNLNSDFGVSDYDPILLDISYECSNHLVGNSTNAEGDVLGNNNNNNLHNCQILREITHADGLLISKLGIFGTIGRISHASLEKYTMDFSDQSHVSSQTYDFSNDSISSVKQFLVQYFEACKGDGYMVLEDPLCEFYQALGVGFDGSDCIDIDGLLQLSPTTSHDIQMEQQEMANEKNEGTSSDMRHEKIPLSAQRERTAKLKLKDFAGYLHLPIETAAKKLKICPTVMKKICRRDGLPRWPYRKIKSIKRKISERGKSLSSTDVKERESAKIDIRKLEKELANILKRIQ; this is encoded by the exons ATGGACAATCATAATACATCCATTGTGCCTTATCATGCCccttttgatgatgatgattctTTTGTTAATATTTCACTCTTTGATGAAAACCCAACCATTGACGGCGGTGACCACCCACCACCTTTAGATGAAAATCCAacaaatttgaattctgattTTGGTGTCTCCGACTATGATCCAATTTTGCTTGACATTTCATACGAATGTAGTAATCATTTGGTTGGGAATAGTACCAATGCAGAGGGTGATGTTCTGgggaataataataataataatttgcaTAATTGCCAAATTCTAAGAGAAATAACTCATGCCGATG GCTTGTTGATATCTAAGCTTGGAATTTTCGGAACAATAGGAAGGATCAGTCATGCAAGTCTTGAGAAATACACAATGGATTTTTCTGATCAAAGCCATGTCTCATCCCAAACATATGA TTTTAGCAATGATAGTATAAGCAGTGTGAAGCAATTTTTAGTTCAATATTTCGAGGCTTGTAAGGGTGATGGTTATATGGTGCTCGAAGATCCACTCTGTGAATTCTATCAAGCTTTAGGTGTTGGATTTGACGGTAGTGACTGTATTGACATTGATGGTCTACTTCAGTTATCTCCAACAACTTCGC ATGATATCCAAATGGAACAGCAAGAAATGGCAAACGAAAAAAACGAGGGCACTAGCAGTGACATGAGACACGAAAAGATCCCCCTTTCAGCACAG AGGGAAAGAACTGCaaagttgaaattgaaagaCTTTGCAGGATATCTCCATCTTCCCATTGAGACAGCAGCtaagaaattgaaaatatgtCCTACTGTGATGAAAAAAATTTGCCGAAGGGATGGCTTACCAAGATGGCCCTATAGAAAG ATTAAAAGCATTAAGAGGAAGATATCGGAGCGAGGAAAGAGTTTAAGCTCTACTGATGTTAAAGAAAGGGAGAGTGCAAAGATCGACATCAGGAAGCTGGAAAAGGAACTTGCTaacattttaaaaagaattcaaTGA
- the LOC129888309 gene encoding uncharacterized protein LOC129888309, producing the protein MKLLRLLKKYYCSIFKKKKKKQMANVEKVVGVKKVRQKDPDGWDLSMPLPGDIIEGIAELAADDDSFIQAKAWSELTLFLGKIAGHFVWFKVRRGESTLKLRGYVLVERRSNLQKRFVVRAASDERHLAVIAELTFERCTELQEMSRRMVNSGSRGYNQMGLQYDWKMKVGTYLPDSRSTVVCSIVFMPLTREYRVEATLVRTMAWFSAAVSSGIPLVFINIQTEQINNLEKRNTSGKDLTWSRQLDGYVGNQSAQGVRLWYLPGIAEVPLELTPEPTEARFGIDIKRTDEGFVSIYSVEKGTAAERAGLVHLFEEANKSKHHLVISRLEGNSLLPSTVSSEGLIYCCDHADIKDTLNLAMGRSEGIRLHIMSWPNQITQNTISASAALMPPN; encoded by the exons ATGAAGCTATTGCGGCTACTCAAGAAATACTACTGTTCCAtcttcaagaagaagaagaagaagcagatGGCGAATGTTGAGAAAGTTGTTGGTGTGAAGAAAGTGAGGCAAAAAGATCCAGATGGATGGGATCTGAGCATGCCACTCCCAGGGGACATCATAGAAGGTATTGCTGAATTAGCTGCTGATGATGACTCCTTTATTCAGGCCAAAGCATGGTCAGAGTTAACCTTATTTCTTGGTAAAATTGCTGGACATTTTGTTTGGTTCAAGGTTAGAAGGGGAGAGAGTACACTTAAACTCAGAGGATATGTCTTAGTTGAACGACGTTCCAATCTCCAGAAAAGGTTTGTCGTTAGAGCAGCATCTGATGAGAGACATCTTGCTGTTATAGCAGAATTAACTTTCGAACGTTGCACTGAACTCCAGG AAATGAGCAGAAGAATGGTCAATTCGGGATCACGGGGGTATAACCAAATGGGATTACAATATGACTGGAAGATGAAGGTGGGAACTTATCTACCAGATTCTCGTTCTACAGTTGTATGCTCCATAGTTTTTATGCCTCTGACAAGAGAGTATAGAGTAGAAGCCACATTAGTTCGTACCATGGCCTGGTTTTCAGCAGCAGTATCTTCAGGAATCCCTCTTGTATTCATTAACATTCAAACCGAGCAAATCAACAATTTG gagaagagaaacaCTAGTGGAAAAGATCTCACTTGGAGTAGGCAACTAGATGGCTATGTTGGTAACCAATCCGCACAAGGTGTAAGGCTATGGTATCTACCAGGAATTGCAGAGGTTCCACTTGAATTAACACCTGAACCAACAGAAGCAAGATTTGGAATAGACATTAAACGAACAGATGAA GGATTTGTCAGTATTTACTCAGTAGAAAAGGGGACAGCTGCAGAACGAGCCGGTTTAGTGCATTTATTTGAGGAGGCAAACAAAAGCAAGCACCATCTTGTGATTTCAAGGCTAGAAGGAAATAGTCTTTTGCCATCAACTGTTAGCTCAGAAGGTCTAATATACTGCTGTGATCATGCTGACATTAAGGACACACTCAATTTAGCAATGGGAAGAAGTGAAGGTATTAGACTGCATATCATGTCTTGGCCTAATCAGATAACTCAAAATACCATTAGCGCTTCTGCAGCTCTTATGCCTCCAAATTGA